In a single window of the Caulobacter soli genome:
- a CDS encoding LysR substrate-binding domain-containing protein translates to MFELSQLRCFVATAEELHFGRAAQRLNMTQPPLSRQVQLLERILGVTLLDRTSRSVRLTPAGRAFLLEARRILRLAESAALATRRIAVGDAGEVAIGFTAASGYNFLPSLVILSRARLPNADLTLREMVTREQVEALLTGRIDIGLVRPPMERAEFATARVLTEPLVAALPTGDPRLAKASLTLADFDEAPLIMYSAEGAGYFNNMLTTLFDANGVSPHYVQHVTQIHSMLALVHAGLGAALVPEAAMSLHFDDVQFRPVATTPDRPVELYMAWRKDNDSPILQSFIDLCMAEASPIETTD, encoded by the coding sequence ATGTTCGAGTTGAGTCAGCTGCGCTGTTTCGTGGCCACCGCCGAGGAACTGCACTTCGGCCGCGCCGCCCAGCGCCTGAACATGACCCAGCCGCCGCTGAGCCGGCAGGTCCAGCTGCTGGAGCGCATCCTGGGCGTCACCCTGCTGGACCGCACCAGCCGGTCGGTGCGACTGACACCGGCCGGCCGGGCCTTCCTGCTGGAGGCCCGCCGCATCCTGCGCCTGGCCGAGAGCGCCGCCCTGGCCACGCGGCGCATCGCGGTGGGCGACGCCGGCGAGGTGGCGATCGGCTTCACCGCCGCCTCCGGCTACAACTTCCTGCCCAGCCTGGTGATCCTGTCGCGGGCCCGGCTGCCCAATGCCGACCTGACCCTGCGCGAGATGGTCACCCGCGAACAGGTCGAGGCCCTGCTGACGGGCCGCATCGACATCGGCCTGGTGCGCCCACCGATGGAGCGCGCCGAGTTCGCCACCGCCCGGGTGCTGACCGAGCCCCTGGTCGCCGCCCTGCCCACCGGCGATCCGCGCCTGGCCAAGGCGTCCCTGACCCTGGCCGACTTCGACGAGGCCCCGCTGATCATGTATTCGGCCGAGGGCGCGGGCTATTTCAACAACATGCTGACCACGCTGTTCGACGCCAACGGCGTGTCGCCGCACTACGTCCAGCACGTCACCCAGATCCACTCGATGCTGGCCCTGGTCCATGCCGGCCTGGGCGCGGCCCTGGTGCCCGAGGCGGCGATGAGCCTGCATTTCGACGACGTGCAGTTCCGCCCCGTGGCGACCACGCCGGACCGCCCGGTCGAGCTCTACATGGCTTGGCGCAAGGACAATGACAGCCCGATCCTGCAGTCGTTCATCGATCTCTGCATGGCCGAGGCCTCGCCGATCGAAACCACGGACTGA
- a CDS encoding carboxylesterase/lipase family protein — protein MTTDRRTVLAGVAAASLAGLTQAKAAAAKTSKAPIATTVYGKVRGAEVDGIKVFKGVRYGADTAPRRFQPALPPKPWTGVADALAYGPASPQTKIQEATSEDCLFLNVWTPALDGKKRPVMVYVHGGAHANGSGSDPLYDGVRLAKRGDVVVVTVNHRLNVFGYCYLAALGGPDLADSGNVGNMDLVMALAWVRDNIAAFGGDPGNVMAFGQSGGGGKVVTLMAMPSARGLMHKVATMSGQHVTAMGPIHATIRAKAYMAKLGLRPDQVDVLRTLPADQLVAALKMPDPLERKGSIIFWSVMDHGVLPRHPFYPDAPRESAHIPMIIGNTHDETRAFLGGDPKNFTITWEELPERLAPELVLDLEPRYIIARYRELYPNYTPSEVFFAATTAGRSWPGHLIQAEQRARIGAPAWMYQLDFGSPIDGNKLRAFHSFDIALVFDNLDKSGSKTGTGPAARKVADQMSEAFIAFARTGDPNCAAIPAWGKYTLPQRSTLAINEISAMVDDPRKEERELFAVAPFLKEGT, from the coding sequence ATGACCACCGACCGTCGCACCGTGTTGGCCGGCGTCGCCGCCGCCAGCCTGGCGGGCCTGACGCAGGCCAAGGCCGCCGCCGCCAAGACCTCCAAGGCTCCGATCGCCACCACGGTCTACGGCAAGGTGCGCGGCGCCGAGGTCGACGGGATCAAGGTGTTCAAGGGCGTGCGTTACGGCGCCGACACGGCCCCTCGCCGCTTCCAGCCCGCCCTGCCGCCCAAGCCCTGGACGGGCGTCGCCGACGCCCTCGCCTACGGTCCCGCCTCGCCCCAGACCAAGATCCAGGAGGCCACCAGCGAGGACTGCCTGTTCCTCAACGTCTGGACCCCCGCGCTCGACGGCAAGAAGCGCCCGGTGATGGTCTATGTGCACGGCGGGGCCCACGCCAACGGCTCGGGCTCTGACCCGCTCTATGATGGAGTAAGACTGGCCAAGCGCGGCGACGTGGTGGTGGTGACGGTCAATCACCGGCTCAACGTCTTCGGCTACTGCTACCTGGCCGCCCTGGGCGGGCCGGATCTGGCCGACAGCGGCAATGTCGGCAACATGGACCTGGTCATGGCCTTGGCCTGGGTGCGCGACAACATCGCCGCGTTCGGCGGCGATCCGGGCAATGTCATGGCGTTCGGCCAGTCGGGCGGCGGTGGCAAGGTCGTCACCCTGATGGCCATGCCGTCGGCCCGTGGTCTGATGCACAAGGTCGCCACCATGAGCGGCCAGCACGTCACCGCCATGGGCCCGATCCACGCCACGATCCGCGCCAAGGCCTACATGGCCAAGCTGGGCCTGCGTCCCGATCAGGTGGACGTGCTGCGCACCCTGCCCGCCGACCAGTTGGTCGCCGCCCTGAAGATGCCCGACCCGTTGGAGCGCAAGGGCTCGATCATCTTCTGGTCGGTGATGGATCACGGGGTGCTGCCGCGCCACCCGTTCTATCCCGACGCGCCCCGTGAGAGCGCTCATATCCCGATGATCATCGGCAACACTCATGACGAGACCCGGGCCTTCCTCGGCGGCGATCCGAAGAACTTCACGATCACCTGGGAGGAGCTGCCCGAGCGCCTGGCGCCGGAGCTGGTGCTGGATCTGGAGCCCCGCTACATCATCGCCCGCTACCGCGAGCTCTATCCGAACTACACCCCTTCGGAGGTGTTCTTCGCGGCGACGACCGCTGGGCGCTCGTGGCCGGGTCACCTGATCCAGGCCGAGCAGCGGGCCAGGATCGGCGCGCCGGCCTGGATGTACCAGCTGGACTTCGGCTCGCCGATCGACGGCAACAAGCTGCGGGCCTTCCACAGCTTCGACATCGCCCTGGTGTTCGACAACCTGGACAAGTCGGGCTCGAAGACCGGCACGGGCCCCGCGGCTCGCAAGGTGGCCGACCAGATGAGCGAGGCCTTCATCGCCTTCGCCCGCACCGGCGATCCCAACTGCGCGGCCATCCCGGCCTGGGGGAAGTACACCCTGCCCCAGCGGTCGACGCTGGCGATCAACGAGATCTCGGCCATGGTCGACGATCCCCGCAAGGAAGAGCGCGAACTGTTCGCGGTGGCGCCGTTCCTGAAGGAAGGGACTTAG
- a CDS encoding SRPBCC family protein has protein sequence MATISKSVDVALRPDQVWDAVRDWGHVHQRLCPGALTDCQVEEGARIVTFANGLVARELIVAVDEETRRLVWSVVGSSLLTHHNGAMQVLEAGRGSRIVWTADLLPHTAAAQVEGFMALGCATMKATLERERAPILGG, from the coding sequence ATGGCCACGATCAGCAAGTCCGTCGATGTCGCCCTGAGGCCCGACCAGGTCTGGGACGCGGTGCGCGACTGGGGTCACGTTCACCAGCGTCTGTGCCCCGGCGCCCTGACCGACTGCCAGGTGGAGGAGGGCGCGCGGATCGTGACCTTCGCCAACGGCCTGGTCGCCCGCGAGCTGATCGTCGCGGTGGATGAAGAGACCCGCCGCCTGGTCTGGTCGGTGGTCGGCAGCTCGCTGCTGACCCACCACAACGGCGCCATGCAGGTGCTGGAGGCGGGGCGCGGCAGCCGCATCGTCTGGACCGCCGACCTCCTGCCGCACACGGCCGCCGCCCAGGTCGAGGGCTTCATGGCGTTGGGCTGCGCGACGATGAAGGCGACGTTGGAAAGGGAAAGGGCGCCTATCCTCGGCGGATAG
- a CDS encoding NIPSNAP family protein, which translates to MSLAQTVIELRQYRMKPGRRDELIDLFEQEFVESQEVHGMSLLGQFRDLDAPGHFVWMRGFESMAARKAALEGFYGGPIWQAHREAANATLADNDDVLLLKPPVTAARFDLPPRSANPNSASLIGVTIQALDGPPEPDFAERFEAEVRPVLEAAGASVLGWMVTEASENSFPRLPVREGEPVLVWVARFADAAAHANHLVRAERAGLGDGFGIVSRRGVIQRLRLAPTARSRLG; encoded by the coding sequence GTGAGCCTGGCTCAGACCGTGATCGAACTGCGCCAGTACCGGATGAAGCCCGGCCGCCGCGACGAGCTGATCGACCTGTTCGAGCAGGAGTTCGTCGAGAGCCAGGAGGTCCACGGCATGAGCCTGCTGGGCCAGTTTCGCGACCTGGACGCGCCCGGCCACTTCGTCTGGATGCGCGGCTTTGAAAGCATGGCGGCCCGCAAGGCGGCGCTGGAGGGCTTCTATGGCGGCCCGATCTGGCAAGCTCATCGCGAGGCCGCCAACGCCACCCTGGCCGACAATGACGACGTCCTGTTGCTGAAGCCGCCCGTCACGGCCGCGCGTTTCGACCTGCCGCCGCGCTCAGCGAACCCAAACTCGGCGTCGCTGATCGGCGTGACGATCCAGGCCCTGGACGGTCCGCCGGAGCCCGACTTCGCCGAACGGTTCGAGGCCGAAGTCCGGCCCGTGCTGGAGGCCGCCGGCGCGTCGGTTCTGGGCTGGATGGTCACCGAGGCGTCCGAGAACTCCTTTCCGCGCCTGCCGGTCCGCGAAGGCGAGCCGGTGCTGGTCTGGGTCGCCCGCTTCGCCGACGCGGCGGCCCATGCCAACCATCTGGTCCGCGCCGAGCGGGCGGGTCTGGGCGACGGCTTCGGCATCGTCTCCCGGCGCGGGGTGATCCAGAGGCTGCGCCTGGCGCCGACGGCCCGTTCGCGGCTCGGATAG
- a CDS encoding helix-turn-helix transcriptional regulator: protein MRSSRLLSILMLLQTRGRLTAEALAEEFEVSVRTIYRDIDALSLSGAPVYADRGPGGGFALLDGYRTRLTGLTDAEAETLFLGGLAGPAAQLGLSEAMGVAQLKLLAALPAERQAAAERISSRFHLDPVGWYRDAEEAARLPALAQAVWTCRRIAVRYDSWKGVVERSLSPLGLILKGGTWYLAALAESAEPRVYRASNIQALTVSDETFERPADFDLEIFWTASTQRFEAEIFTGEARLRITRAGLKRLSYLGAAQAKVAADALATLDGETCEVVVPIESVDHAAQDFLRLGVEAEVLAPSALRSRMTETAAALAALYGA, encoded by the coding sequence ATGCGCTCAAGCCGCCTGCTCTCGATCCTGATGCTGCTGCAGACCCGGGGCCGGCTCACCGCCGAGGCCCTGGCGGAGGAATTCGAGGTCTCGGTGCGCACCATCTATCGCGACATCGACGCCCTGAGCCTTTCGGGCGCGCCGGTCTATGCCGATCGCGGTCCGGGCGGCGGCTTCGCCCTGCTGGACGGATACCGCACGCGCCTGACGGGCCTGACCGACGCCGAGGCCGAGACCCTGTTCCTGGGCGGGCTGGCGGGTCCCGCGGCCCAGTTGGGCCTGAGCGAGGCCATGGGCGTGGCTCAGCTGAAACTGCTGGCCGCCCTGCCCGCCGAGCGCCAGGCCGCCGCCGAACGGATCTCCAGCCGCTTCCACCTGGACCCGGTCGGCTGGTACCGCGACGCCGAGGAAGCCGCCCGCCTGCCCGCCCTGGCCCAGGCGGTCTGGACCTGTCGGCGGATCGCGGTGCGCTATGACAGCTGGAAAGGCGTGGTCGAGCGGTCGTTGTCCCCGCTGGGCCTGATCCTGAAGGGCGGAACCTGGTACCTGGCGGCGCTGGCGGAAAGCGCCGAGCCGCGTGTCTACCGCGCCTCGAACATCCAGGCCCTGACGGTGAGCGACGAGACGTTCGAGCGCCCGGCCGACTTCGACCTGGAAATCTTCTGGACGGCCTCGACCCAACGCTTCGAAGCCGAGATCTTCACCGGCGAGGCCCGTCTGCGGATCACCCGCGCGGGCCTGAAGCGCCTGTCCTATCTGGGCGCGGCGCAGGCGAAGGTCGCGGCTGACGCCCTGGCGACACTGGACGGCGAGACCTGCGAGGTGGTCGTGCCGATCGAGTCCGTCGACCACGCGGCCCAGGATTTCCTGCGGCTGGGAGTCGAGGCCGAGGTACTGGCGCCGTCGGCGCTGCGCTCGCGCATGACCGAGACGGCGGCCGCACTGGCGGCGCTCTACGGCGCGTAG
- the mfd gene encoding transcription-repair coupling factor, whose translation MAYDAKQIAKASGGLTLAGAPEGFDALVMADIARARGGLTAFVARDTARASAFIDALKFFAPEIEAVLFPSWDCLPYDRIGPSAGVAATRMATLHRLAEGLGKTKPAILVTAAPALLQRVPEKSVLLRASYGAKVGNVVDVADLERYFAINGYVRASTVSERGEFAIRGGVIDVYPPAAEEPVRLDLFGDTLESIRAFDPETQRSTKQLREIQLLPVSEALLDKEGIARFRNGYIRAFGAPGDDPLYATVSEGGRRAGLEHWLPLFYERMATLFDYLPDGALIGVDHQVTESRDERLAMIADAYDARASADRKSAYRPLAPEALYLTAKEWDQAVEDRPNRKFTPFQPQGLDVVDMGAKLGRTFAAERAQDSVNLFQATADHATALAGQGKRVLFASWSEGSSERLGTMLADHGLKKIPYAAYWQAAKANDPKIPQRVVLPLDNGFETENLAVISETDILGDRLARPRKKRRAANFLAEASALTPGDLVVHIDHGIGRYEGLKTLDVQGAPHDCLDLLYGGEAKLYLPVENIDLLTRYGTDGENVQLDKLGGAAWQGRKAKAKERLRVMAEGLIQIAAARQLKSVEETDPPHGVFDEFCARFPYEETDDQLSAIADVLEDLGSGKPMDRLICGDVGFGKTEVALRAAFVVAMSGKQVAIVCPTTLLARQHYKTFKDRFQGWPVKVTRLSRLVTGKEAADTREGLANGQLEIVVGTHAVLSKQVSFKDLGLVIVDEEQHFGVKHKEKLKELRADVHMLTLTATPIPRTLQMALSGIREMSIIATPPVDRLAVRTYISPFDPVTLREALLREKYRGGQAYYVVPRIKDLEDIEKFLRTQVPEVKYVVGHGQMAPTQLEDVMTAFYEGQYDVLLATTIVESGLDIPSANTLIVHRADMFGLAQLYQIRGRVGRSKARAYAYLTTPSEKTITLSAEKRLKVLQSLDSLGAGFQLASHDLDQRGGGNLLGDEQSGHIKEIGVELYQQMLEDAVAELRERQGAEALIEDRGWSPQINTGAAVMIPDDYVPDLNVRLSLYRRLSEAEKAADREALAAELIDRFGPLPPETDSLLKVVAIKGLCREANVAKIDVGPKGAVASFRNDTYANPLALMQFVAKNNIVWKVRPDQKVVVKGEWDTPAQRLDAAEKILTQLAKLAKV comes from the coding sequence ATGGCCTACGACGCCAAACAGATCGCCAAGGCCTCGGGGGGCCTGACCCTGGCCGGCGCGCCGGAGGGCTTCGACGCCCTGGTCATGGCCGATATCGCCCGGGCGCGCGGCGGGCTGACCGCCTTCGTGGCCCGCGACACCGCCCGGGCCAGCGCCTTCATCGACGCCCTGAAGTTCTTCGCGCCCGAGATCGAGGCCGTGCTGTTTCCCTCGTGGGACTGCCTGCCGTACGACCGCATCGGCCCGTCGGCCGGGGTCGCCGCCACGCGCATGGCCACCCTGCACCGCCTGGCCGAGGGCCTGGGCAAGACCAAGCCGGCCATCCTGGTCACCGCCGCGCCGGCCCTGCTGCAGCGGGTGCCGGAGAAATCGGTGCTCCTGCGCGCCAGCTATGGCGCCAAGGTCGGCAATGTCGTCGATGTGGCCGACCTGGAGCGCTACTTCGCGATCAACGGCTATGTGCGCGCCTCGACCGTCTCCGAGCGCGGCGAGTTCGCGATCCGCGGCGGCGTCATCGACGTCTATCCGCCGGCCGCCGAGGAGCCGGTGCGCCTGGACCTGTTCGGCGACACGCTGGAAAGCATCCGCGCCTTCGATCCGGAAACCCAGCGCTCGACCAAGCAGTTGCGCGAAATCCAACTGCTGCCGGTCAGCGAGGCCCTGCTCGACAAGGAGGGCATCGCCCGGTTCCGCAATGGCTATATCCGCGCGTTCGGCGCGCCGGGCGACGATCCGCTGTACGCCACGGTCAGCGAGGGCGGCCGCCGCGCCGGCCTCGAGCACTGGCTGCCGCTGTTCTACGAGCGCATGGCGACCCTGTTCGACTATCTGCCGGACGGCGCCCTGATCGGCGTCGACCACCAAGTCACCGAGAGCCGCGACGAACGCCTGGCGATGATCGCCGACGCCTATGACGCCCGCGCCTCGGCCGACCGCAAGTCCGCCTATCGCCCGCTGGCGCCCGAAGCCCTCTACCTGACCGCCAAGGAATGGGACCAGGCCGTCGAGGATCGCCCGAACCGCAAGTTCACGCCCTTTCAGCCCCAAGGGCTGGATGTCGTCGACATGGGCGCGAAACTGGGCCGCACCTTCGCCGCCGAGCGCGCCCAGGACAGCGTCAACCTGTTCCAGGCCACCGCCGACCACGCCACGGCGCTGGCCGGGCAGGGCAAGCGCGTGCTGTTCGCCTCGTGGTCCGAGGGCTCGTCCGAGCGCCTGGGGACCATGCTGGCCGACCACGGCCTGAAGAAGATCCCCTACGCCGCCTACTGGCAGGCGGCCAAGGCCAACGATCCCAAGATCCCGCAGCGCGTGGTCCTGCCGCTGGACAACGGCTTCGAGACCGAAAATCTGGCGGTCATCTCCGAGACCGACATCCTGGGCGACCGCCTGGCCCGGCCGCGCAAGAAGCGCCGCGCCGCCAACTTCCTGGCCGAGGCCAGCGCCCTGACTCCGGGCGACCTGGTCGTGCACATCGACCACGGCATCGGCCGCTACGAGGGCCTCAAGACCCTGGACGTCCAGGGCGCGCCGCACGACTGCCTGGACCTGCTCTACGGCGGCGAGGCCAAGCTGTACCTGCCGGTCGAGAACATCGACCTGCTGACCCGCTACGGGACCGACGGCGAGAACGTCCAGCTGGACAAGCTGGGCGGCGCGGCCTGGCAGGGGCGCAAGGCCAAGGCCAAGGAGCGCCTGCGGGTCATGGCCGAGGGCCTGATCCAGATCGCCGCCGCCCGCCAGCTGAAGTCGGTGGAAGAGACCGACCCGCCGCACGGCGTGTTCGACGAGTTCTGCGCCCGCTTCCCCTACGAGGAGACCGACGACCAGCTGTCGGCCATCGCCGACGTCCTGGAAGACCTGGGCTCGGGCAAGCCGATGGATCGCCTGATCTGCGGCGACGTCGGTTTCGGCAAGACAGAAGTGGCCCTTCGGGCGGCTTTCGTGGTGGCGATGAGCGGCAAGCAGGTGGCCATCGTCTGCCCGACGACGCTGCTGGCCCGCCAGCACTACAAGACCTTCAAGGACCGCTTCCAGGGCTGGCCGGTCAAGGTGACCCGCCTGTCGCGCCTGGTCACCGGCAAGGAAGCCGCCGACACCCGCGAGGGCCTGGCCAATGGCCAGCTGGAGATCGTGGTCGGCACCCACGCGGTGCTCTCCAAGCAGGTGTCGTTCAAGGACCTGGGCCTGGTGATCGTCGACGAGGAGCAGCACTTCGGGGTCAAGCACAAGGAGAAGCTCAAGGAGCTTCGCGCCGACGTGCACATGCTGACCCTGACCGCCACGCCGATCCCGCGCACCCTGCAGATGGCGCTCAGCGGCATCCGGGAGATGTCGATCATCGCCACCCCGCCGGTCGATCGCCTGGCGGTGCGCACCTACATCAGCCCGTTCGACCCGGTCACCCTGCGCGAGGCGCTGCTGCGCGAGAAGTATCGCGGCGGCCAGGCCTATTACGTGGTGCCGCGCATCAAGGACCTGGAGGACATCGAGAAGTTCCTCCGCACCCAGGTGCCCGAGGTGAAGTACGTGGTCGGCCACGGCCAGATGGCCCCGACCCAGCTGGAAGACGTGATGACGGCCTTCTACGAGGGTCAGTACGACGTGCTGCTGGCCACCACGATCGTCGAGAGCGGCCTGGATATCCCCTCGGCCAACACCCTGATCGTCCACCGCGCCGACATGTTCGGCCTGGCTCAGCTCTACCAGATCCGGGGCCGGGTGGGGCGGTCCAAGGCCCGGGCTTACGCCTACCTGACCACGCCCAGCGAGAAGACCATCACCCTGTCGGCCGAGAAGCGCCTGAAGGTGCTGCAGTCGCTCGACAGCCTGGGCGCCGGCTTCCAGCTGGCGTCGCACGATCTGGATCAGCGCGGCGGCGGCAACCTGCTGGGCGACGAGCAGAGCGGCCACATCAAGGAGATCGGCGTCGAGCTCTATCAGCAGATGCTGGAGGACGCCGTCGCCGAGCTGCGCGAGCGCCAGGGCGCCGAGGCCCTGATCGAGGACCGGGGCTGGTCGCCGCAGATCAACACCGGCGCGGCCGTGATGATCCCAGACGACTACGTGCCCGACCTCAATGTGCGCCTGTCGCTCTATCGCCGCCTGTCGGAAGCCGAGAAGGCCGCCGACCGCGAAGCCCTGGCCGCCGAGCTGATCGACCGCTTCGGCCCGCTGCCGCCCGAAACCGACAGCCTGCTGAAGGTGGTCGCCATCAAGGGTCTGTGCCGCGAGGCCAATGTCGCCAAGATCGATGTCGGGCCCAAGGGCGCGGTCGCCAGCTTCCGCAACGATACCTACGCCAACCCGCTGGCCCTGATGCAATTCGTGGCCAAGAACAACATCGTCTGGAAGGTGCGTCCCGACCAGAAGGTGGTGGTCAAGGGCGAATGGGACACCCCCGCCCAGCGCCTGGACGCGGCCGAGAAGATCCTGACTCAGCTGGCCAAGCTGGCGAAGGTTTAG
- a CDS encoding succinate dehydrogenase assembly factor 2 yields MTIDHDSRLRRLKFRAWHRGFREADLILGPFADTHGPNLTPEQLDTFETLMEESDREIYAWIVGQEPTPAKFDTDVLNLIKTFRYEAHAVRAIGDGA; encoded by the coding sequence ATGACGATCGATCACGACTCCCGCCTCCGGCGGCTGAAGTTCCGGGCCTGGCATCGCGGATTTCGGGAAGCGGACCTCATTCTGGGGCCGTTCGCGGACACCCATGGGCCGAACCTGACGCCCGAGCAGCTCGACACGTTCGAAACCCTGATGGAGGAGTCGGATCGCGAGATCTACGCCTGGATCGTTGGCCAAGAGCCGACGCCGGCCAAGTTCGACACCGATGTCCTCAACCTGATCAAGACCTTCCGCTATGAAGCTCATGCGGTGCGGGCGATCGGGGACGGGGCCTAG
- a CDS encoding cobyric acid synthase, translated as MASLMIQGCGSDVGKSTLVAGLCRLFANRGLIVRPFKPQNMSNNAAVTADGGEIGRAQALQALACRTPATVHMNPVLLKPQSDVGSQVIVRGKVVGNYKARAFQGLKPDLLATTVESYRMLAAEADLVLVEGAGSPAETNLRKGDIANMGFAHAADVPVALVGDIDRGHVIAALAGAHLVLDAADRDRIKGFIINKFRGDPSLFDEGRREIVARTGWPDLGMAPWLAPARALPAEDAVVLERPVRADGDKRVRIVVPMLSRIANFDEFDPLRADPDIDFAFLPPGTPVPGDADLVILPGTKATLADLVFLRAQGWDIDILAHVRRGGRVLGVCGGYQMLGRTVSDPEGIEGAPGSAPGLGLLDVETVLLGDKVLRATSGRLLDGDAAFSGYEMHIGRTTGAGTATPMLAFDGGAPNGGVDGAVSADGRVAGAYVHGLFERGEARAALLAPLGLAVTPRDHAAKVDAALDEIAVMLERSLDIEAIGRIAGL; from the coding sequence ATGGCTTCCTTGATGATCCAGGGCTGCGGTTCGGACGTGGGCAAGTCGACCCTGGTCGCGGGCCTGTGCCGGCTGTTCGCCAATCGCGGCCTGATCGTGCGGCCGTTCAAGCCGCAGAACATGTCCAACAACGCCGCGGTCACCGCCGACGGGGGCGAGATCGGGCGGGCCCAGGCGCTGCAGGCGCTGGCCTGCCGCACGCCGGCGACGGTCCACATGAACCCCGTGTTGCTGAAGCCGCAGAGCGACGTAGGCTCCCAGGTGATCGTGCGCGGCAAGGTGGTCGGCAACTACAAGGCCCGCGCCTTCCAGGGGCTGAAACCGGACCTCTTGGCCACCACGGTCGAGAGCTACCGGATGCTGGCGGCCGAGGCGGACCTGGTGCTGGTCGAAGGGGCCGGCAGCCCCGCCGAGACCAATCTGCGCAAGGGCGACATCGCCAACATGGGCTTCGCCCACGCCGCCGACGTGCCCGTCGCCCTGGTGGGCGACATCGACCGGGGGCATGTGATCGCGGCTCTGGCCGGAGCGCATCTGGTGCTGGACGCGGCCGATCGCGACCGTATCAAAGGCTTCATCATCAACAAGTTCCGCGGCGATCCTTCGCTGTTCGACGAAGGTCGGCGCGAGATCGTCGCCCGCACCGGCTGGCCGGACCTGGGCATGGCGCCCTGGCTAGCCCCGGCCCGCGCCCTGCCCGCCGAGGACGCCGTGGTGCTGGAGCGCCCGGTCCGCGCCGATGGCGACAAGCGGGTGCGGATCGTGGTTCCGATGCTGTCGCGGATCGCCAATTTCGACGAGTTCGACCCGTTGCGGGCCGATCCGGACATCGACTTCGCCTTCCTGCCGCCCGGCACGCCCGTACCGGGCGACGCCGACCTGGTGATCCTGCCCGGCACCAAGGCCACCCTGGCGGATCTGGTCTTCCTGCGCGCGCAGGGGTGGGACATCGACATCCTGGCCCATGTCCGGCGCGGCGGGCGGGTGCTGGGCGTGTGCGGCGGTTATCAGATGCTGGGGCGGACGGTCAGCGATCCCGAGGGGATCGAGGGCGCGCCGGGCTCCGCGCCGGGCCTGGGCCTGCTGGACGTCGAGACCGTGCTGCTGGGCGACAAGGTATTGCGGGCGACCTCGGGGCGTCTGCTGGACGGCGACGCGGCGTTCTCGGGCTACGAAATGCACATCGGCCGCACGACCGGCGCCGGCACGGCGACCCCGATGCTGGCGTTCGACGGCGGCGCGCCCAATGGCGGGGTCGACGGCGCGGTCTCGGCCGACGGCCGGGTGGCGGGCGCCTATGTCCACGGCCTGTTCGAGCGTGGCGAGGCCCGCGCCGCCCTGCTCGCCCCTCTGGGCCTTGCCGTCACGCCGCGCGACCACGCGGCCAAGGTCGACGCGGCGCTGGACGAGATCGCCGTCATGTTGGAGCGATCGCTGGACATCGAGGCGATCGGGCGGATCGCGGGGCTCTGA